One Gossypium raimondii isolate GPD5lz chromosome 3, ASM2569854v1, whole genome shotgun sequence genomic window carries:
- the LOC128039966 gene encoding uncharacterized protein LOC128039966, protein MERIRNDQIIEDPVLQNKRNADISRIIDDRGRPIREHVVPILDDLNLGIVRPHIQAQLFELKPVIFQMLQTIGQFSGLPTEDPRLHLRLFLEVYDSFKQQDVPEDTLRLKLFPYSLRDRARSWLNALPSGTMASWNELC, encoded by the coding sequence ATGGAGAGAATTAGAAATGATCAAATCATAGAAGATCCAGTACTTCAGAATAAAAGGAATGCTGATATTTCTCGAATCATAGATGACAGAGGCAGACCCATCAGAGAACATGTAGTGCCTATTTTGGATGATCTAAATCTAGGAATTGTTAGGCCACATATTCAAGCTCAACTCTTTGAATTAAAACCAGTCATATTTCAGATGCTACAAACGATAGGGCAGTTTAGTGGTTTACCTACTGAAGATCCACGATTGCACTTGAGACTTTTTCTTGAAGTTTATGACTCATTCAAGCAGCAGGATGTCCCTGAAGATACCCTTAGATTAAAATTGTTCCCTTATTCATTGCGAGATCGTGCTAGATCATGGTTGAATGCATTACCATCAGGTACGATGGCATCTTGGAATGAATTGTGTTAG